Within Ischnura elegans chromosome 6, ioIscEleg1.1, whole genome shotgun sequence, the genomic segment GGAGACGTGAAGAACCAGTGGGAGACCCGGGACGGTGACGTCGTCAGGGGATACTACAGCCTGAACGAACCTGATGGCACCATCAGGCAGGTGGAGTACTCGGCGGACaagcacaacggattcaacgcagTGGTCAAGAAGATCGGGAAAGCCGTGCACCCGGAGCCTGTGCACCACTACGCACCCGTACATTATGCACACTCCGGGGAAGGTCACCTCGGAGGTCACTACGGCGGCGGTCACTTGGGGGAAGGTCACCAAATATCAGCGCCGCAAGTGTACGAGGGAGAGCATTATTCATAAAAGACTGAGTTTTCATAAAAAGATTTCTATTCAACCCTTGAAGGAAGCTGTTACCAAAATTGCCATTCGTCACTTAACCGGATAAAAAAAGAGTATGAAGAAGCTTCGGAATGAGAGAAAGCATATGATTGTGCTTGCAGTTTTCGCgaccaatttttatatttctcgtaTGCCTTCAATTGATGTGAATACCCCAAGCTATACACCATTTTTGATAACCACTGTTATCCCTCATTTGTAGAGAAACTAAGGGAAAGAGCTAGCTTCCATATCAAATACCATTGTAATTATCACATTTTGTAAATAGCTGATCTGTGCGCGCACGAGCTGATAGAGCTATCTTCCTATGTAAATATTATGTGAAACCAAAATTTGACTCGAGGAATAGACAAAATAGTTATTACAACATCACCGCTAATTAATAGAAAATGTGACAATCGGTGAGTGATTTCTCGTACGTCACCATAAAAAGTTTAAACACGGGTAGACTTTGTCACAGTTATATCCTTAGCAAGATTGGATCATAAGCCTCTATTCTCAGTTCAGCTTGGAAATTC encodes:
- the LOC124161347 gene encoding cuticle protein 19-like, translating into MLCTHYSYQLIYFQAYPKYNFDYAVHDLHTGDVKNQWETRDGDVVRGYYSLNEPDGTIRQVEYSADKHNGFNAVVKKIGKAVHPEPVHHYAPVHYAHSGEGHLGGHYGGGHLGEGHQISAPQVYEGEHYS